From the Pseudomonas putida genome, one window contains:
- a CDS encoding Zn-dependent hydrolase: MHTCNGTRLWNSLMDMAKVGPTSQGGNCRLALSKEDREGRELFASWCRTAGMSLHVDPIGNLFARLPGRNDALPPVVMGSHLDTQPKGGRFDGIYGVLAGLEVVRSLQDKGLQLERPLEIAVWTNEEGARFTPAMLGSAVFTGELALTQALAIRDAEGISVAEALEQAGYAGELPLGREFDAYFEAHIEQGPVLEDAGLPVGLVTGGQAICWLDIEIRGQAAHAGTTPMPLRHDALFGAGAMITALEQLSRDFAPKGLVTIGQLQIARSSRNTIPGHVAFTLDLRHHEDAAIADMEASARALIDQIATQRGLEVQIDRHWLCPATPFDPACIDAVRKAIESLGYPYQPIVSGAGHDAIHLARHCPTTMVFIPCVGGLSHNEAEDALPDDVTMGCDVLLNAVLTRANRH; encoded by the coding sequence ATGCATACCTGCAATGGCACACGGCTGTGGAACAGCCTCATGGACATGGCCAAGGTCGGCCCAACCAGCCAAGGCGGCAACTGCCGCCTGGCACTGTCGAAAGAAGACCGGGAAGGGCGCGAGCTGTTTGCAAGCTGGTGCCGCACGGCCGGCATGAGCCTCCATGTCGACCCCATCGGCAACCTGTTCGCACGCCTGCCCGGCCGTAACGACGCCCTGCCCCCGGTGGTCATGGGCAGCCATCTGGACACCCAGCCCAAGGGCGGTCGCTTCGATGGGATCTACGGCGTACTGGCCGGCCTGGAAGTGGTACGCAGCCTTCAGGACAAAGGCCTGCAACTGGAACGCCCCCTGGAAATCGCGGTATGGACCAACGAAGAAGGCGCTCGCTTCACCCCCGCCATGCTTGGCTCGGCAGTTTTCACAGGCGAGCTTGCACTAACCCAGGCCCTGGCCATCCGCGATGCTGAAGGCATCAGCGTCGCCGAAGCCTTGGAGCAGGCAGGGTACGCCGGTGAGCTTCCACTGGGCCGGGAGTTCGACGCGTACTTCGAAGCCCACATCGAGCAAGGCCCGGTTCTGGAGGACGCAGGCCTGCCGGTCGGGCTGGTGACGGGTGGGCAAGCGATTTGCTGGCTGGACATCGAAATCCGTGGCCAAGCCGCCCACGCCGGCACCACCCCCATGCCGCTGCGCCACGACGCCCTGTTCGGCGCAGGTGCAATGATCACCGCGCTGGAACAACTGTCCCGCGACTTCGCGCCCAAAGGCCTGGTTACCATTGGCCAACTGCAGATCGCCCGCTCGTCGCGCAACACCATTCCCGGCCACGTGGCATTTACCCTCGACCTTCGCCACCACGAAGATGCCGCCATCGCGGACATGGAGGCCAGCGCCCGCGCACTGATCGACCAGATCGCCACCCAGCGCGGCCTGGAAGTCCAGATCGATCGCCACTGGCTCTGCCCAGCCACGCCTTTCGACCCGGCCTGCATCGATGCCGTACGAAAAGCCATCGAAAGCCTTGGCTATCCGTACCAACCCATCGTCAGCGGCGCCGGCCATGATGCAATTCACCTGGCCCGTCACTGCCCGACCACCATGGTGTTCATCCCCTGCGTTGGCGGCCTGAGCCACAACGAAGCCGAAGACGCCTTGCCCGATGACGTGACCATGGGCTGCGACGTGCTGCTCAACGCCGTGCTCACCCGCGCCAACAGACACTGA
- a CDS encoding 2-hydroxyacid dehydrogenase → MKPLVLLSTDQALLGQLQSAFARSAPQLRVVLANDPAAQDAQVAACWFPPAGSLGALPNLKLIHSVAAGVDHLANDPSHPALPVCRVVDPAHRQGMAEYVRWAVIHYQRDFDRAMAQQPQQIWLRHPQRPAAGYRVGVMGLGSLGGAIASELAEAGYAVRGWSRSARQLSGVRTFAGPAAFDQFLEGLDLLINLLPLTDATRGILCRKTFEALAPAAAVINCGRGQHLQVDDLVNAVNSGRLRGALLDVFEKEPLPLDSRLWSTPGIVVTPHMASCASHDCIAQQVAENARRLACAEPLLNPVDPALGY, encoded by the coding sequence ATGAAACCGCTGGTTCTGCTGTCAACTGACCAGGCGCTGCTGGGTCAACTGCAATCTGCCTTCGCCCGCAGTGCCCCCCAGCTACGCGTCGTGCTGGCCAACGACCCCGCAGCCCAGGACGCACAGGTGGCGGCTTGCTGGTTCCCGCCCGCAGGCAGCCTTGGTGCCCTGCCCAACCTCAAGCTGATCCACTCGGTGGCTGCTGGTGTCGATCACCTGGCCAACGACCCGAGCCATCCGGCATTGCCAGTGTGCAGGGTCGTGGACCCCGCTCACCGACAAGGCATGGCGGAGTATGTCCGCTGGGCGGTCATCCACTATCAGCGCGACTTTGATCGCGCGATGGCCCAACAGCCGCAGCAGATATGGCTACGCCACCCACAGCGCCCTGCTGCTGGGTACCGCGTCGGCGTCATGGGGCTTGGCTCCCTGGGAGGCGCCATTGCCAGCGAGCTGGCCGAGGCCGGTTATGCCGTACGTGGCTGGTCGAGAAGTGCCAGGCAGCTCAGTGGCGTGCGCACATTCGCAGGCCCTGCGGCGTTCGATCAGTTCCTGGAGGGGCTCGATCTGTTGATCAACCTGCTGCCATTGACCGATGCCACGCGCGGCATCCTCTGCCGGAAGACCTTTGAAGCCTTGGCGCCAGCTGCGGCTGTGATCAATTGCGGACGCGGGCAACACCTGCAAGTGGATGACCTGGTCAACGCCGTCAACAGTGGCCGGCTGCGCGGTGCGTTGCTCGATGTGTTCGAGAAAGAGCCGCTGCCGTTGGACAGCCGCCTGTGGAGCACGCCAGGCATCGTCGTGACGCCACACATGGCCTCATGCGCCTCCCATGACTGCATTGCCCAGCAGGTGGCCGAAAACGCCAGGCGCCTGGCCTGTGCCGAACCACTCCTGAACCCGGTAGACCCCGCGCTCGGATACTGA
- a CDS encoding class II aldolase/adducin family protein has product MSKPHNISDAEWQARCELAALYRMVAHFRMTDLIDTHITLRIPGPEHHFLINRYGVIFDRMRASDLVRIDQHGNVVDEAFGTRQVNAAGFVIHSAIHMARPDMHCVIHTHTAAGIAVSAQEHGLLPISQHALKFYGKLAYHQYEGIALSLDERERLIADLGTHKAMILRNHGLLAGGASVAEAFHEIHFLERACQAQVQALAGGSKLIYPSADVCRHTAAQFQRDESAQIIRLSWNAALTLIEHQRESYCS; this is encoded by the coding sequence ATGAGCAAGCCGCACAACATCAGCGATGCCGAATGGCAGGCACGCTGCGAACTGGCCGCGCTGTACCGAATGGTTGCGCACTTTCGCATGACCGACCTGATCGATACCCACATCACCCTGCGCATTCCCGGGCCTGAGCATCATTTTCTGATCAACCGGTACGGCGTGATCTTCGACCGGATGCGTGCCAGTGACCTGGTGCGCATCGACCAGCATGGCAACGTCGTGGATGAGGCCTTTGGAACGCGTCAGGTCAATGCCGCCGGCTTCGTGATCCATTCGGCAATCCACATGGCCCGCCCGGACATGCACTGCGTGATCCACACCCATACAGCCGCCGGCATCGCCGTGTCGGCCCAGGAGCACGGCTTGTTGCCCATCAGCCAGCATGCGCTGAAGTTCTACGGCAAGCTGGCCTACCACCAGTACGAAGGCATCGCTTTGTCCCTGGATGAACGCGAGCGCCTGATCGCCGACCTCGGCACGCACAAGGCGATGATCCTGCGAAACCATGGCCTGCTGGCCGGAGGCGCCAGTGTTGCCGAGGCCTTCCACGAGATTCACTTCCTCGAGCGCGCCTGCCAGGCGCAAGTGCAGGCATTGGCCGGCGGCAGCAAGCTCATCTACCCCAGTGCAGACGTCTGCCGCCACACCGCCGCGCAATTCCAGCGCGACGAGTCAGCGCAAATCATCCGCCTGAGCTGGAACGCTGCGCTGACCTTGATCGAACACCAACGCGAGTCGTACTGCTCATGA
- a CDS encoding MFS transporter, with protein MHTSNQPRRAAAAAFVGTTIEFYDFYIYATAAALVLGQVFFPSSNPLLSTLAAFGSFAVGFIARPMAGMVFGHLGDRLGRKKMLLVTMVLMGLATAGIGLLPSYASAGIWAPIGLIALRIVQGISVGGEWGGAVLMASEHAPAKRKVFYASFAQLGSPAGLLLALIAFRLVSSLEPEAFLSWGWRLPFLASGVLMLVGLAIRFGVEESPEFQAAKAKQEVVKYPVLEVVRDCWRQILFAALAVTIGSAGFFFTNTFMITYVTTYQGIPRATILDCLFLVTILQFLTQPLAALLAERIGEGRFLKLVALLCMAVPYPMFMLVGTQNLVLMTAGIAMAVVTLSALYAVIAGYMTQAFPAHLRYSGISLAYQLICAIAGGSTPIIGTLLADRFAGQWLPLAVFFTALSTLSLIGVCGLSRLRGEQQQPTPAIAR; from the coding sequence ATGCATACGTCCAACCAGCCGCGTCGTGCGGCGGCTGCCGCTTTTGTCGGCACCACCATCGAGTTCTACGACTTCTACATCTACGCCACCGCGGCGGCACTCGTGCTTGGCCAGGTGTTCTTCCCGAGCAGCAACCCCTTGCTCAGCACCTTGGCGGCATTTGGCTCCTTCGCTGTCGGCTTCATCGCCCGCCCCATGGCAGGCATGGTGTTCGGCCACCTGGGCGACCGCCTGGGCCGTAAGAAAATGCTGCTGGTCACCATGGTGCTGATGGGCCTGGCCACCGCCGGCATCGGCCTGCTGCCCAGTTACGCCAGCGCAGGCATCTGGGCCCCTATCGGGCTGATTGCCCTGCGGATTGTCCAGGGCATCTCCGTCGGGGGTGAGTGGGGAGGTGCCGTGCTGATGGCCAGCGAGCATGCTCCGGCCAAACGCAAAGTCTTCTATGCCTCGTTCGCTCAGCTGGGCAGCCCTGCTGGCCTGTTGCTTGCCCTGATCGCCTTCCGCCTGGTGTCTTCCCTGGAGCCTGAAGCATTCCTGAGCTGGGGCTGGCGCCTGCCGTTCCTGGCCAGTGGCGTGCTGATGCTGGTTGGCCTGGCAATCCGCTTTGGCGTGGAAGAGAGCCCTGAGTTCCAGGCCGCCAAAGCCAAGCAAGAGGTCGTCAAGTACCCGGTACTGGAAGTGGTGCGCGACTGCTGGAGGCAGATCCTGTTCGCGGCCCTTGCGGTGACCATCGGCTCGGCCGGCTTCTTCTTCACCAACACCTTCATGATCACCTACGTCACCACCTATCAGGGCATCCCCCGGGCAACCATTCTCGACTGCCTGTTCCTGGTGACCATCCTGCAGTTCCTGACCCAGCCACTGGCGGCGCTGCTCGCGGAGCGTATTGGCGAAGGCCGCTTCCTCAAGCTGGTAGCCCTGCTGTGTATGGCGGTGCCGTACCCCATGTTCATGCTGGTCGGCACTCAAAACCTGGTGCTGATGACTGCCGGAATCGCCATGGCGGTGGTCACCCTTTCGGCGCTGTATGCGGTGATCGCTGGCTACATGACACAGGCCTTCCCCGCTCACCTGCGCTACTCCGGGATTTCCCTGGCCTACCAGTTGATCTGCGCCATTGCCGGGGGCAGCACACCGATCATTGGCACCCTGCTGGCTGACCGCTTCGCCGGCCAATGGCTGCCACTGGCCGTGTTCTTCACCGCGCTCTCCACGCTTTCCCTGATCGGCGTCTGTGGCCTCTCTCGCCTGCGTGGCGAGCAGCAGCAACCCACCCCCGCCATCGCCCGTTAA
- a CDS encoding LysR family transcriptional regulator translates to MNPPISRSDALVNKWEGRRFLNDRLDWNLLRTYLAIGQEGSISRAAARLHVTQSAVSQALKRLEEQLGCALILRGGPRFDLTAAGEEVLRIAIDMYGDVSRISAAVEKESDDVVGKVRLLSVSRVQSQRYDDFLGDFHEAHPRVELEIDVMRSADIISSLLQKTATAGVGLCRIPQPKLEQRLLVSQRYAFFCGVRHRLFGRSDVTLESLRGENFVSFVSDQLGGNLSPLAMFRDQHGFTGRIVASSPSVEEVQRLVCAGFGVGCMPEHLLHEDIEKGLLWRLPPAEGIVNADLHLLWNREQRMTMAETVFLESFQHCLAQASLV, encoded by the coding sequence ATGAATCCGCCGATATCGAGATCTGATGCATTGGTCAACAAATGGGAAGGCCGTCGATTTCTGAACGACCGCCTGGACTGGAACCTGCTGCGTACCTATCTCGCCATTGGCCAGGAAGGGAGTATCAGCAGGGCTGCGGCAAGGCTGCACGTGACCCAGTCAGCGGTCAGCCAGGCGCTCAAGCGTCTGGAGGAGCAACTTGGCTGCGCGCTCATTCTGCGGGGTGGCCCACGTTTCGACCTGACGGCTGCCGGGGAGGAAGTGCTGCGTATCGCCATCGATATGTACGGCGACGTGTCGCGCATCAGTGCGGCGGTGGAGAAGGAAAGCGATGACGTTGTAGGGAAGGTGAGATTGCTGAGCGTCAGTCGAGTGCAGTCACAGCGCTACGATGACTTCCTCGGTGATTTCCATGAGGCGCATCCACGTGTGGAGCTGGAAATCGACGTCATGCGCAGTGCTGACATCATCAGCTCTCTGCTGCAGAAAACGGCCACAGCCGGCGTTGGCCTGTGTCGCATTCCACAGCCCAAGCTGGAACAGCGCCTGCTTGTCAGCCAGCGTTATGCGTTCTTCTGTGGTGTGCGGCATCGTTTGTTCGGGCGAAGCGATGTGACCCTCGAGTCGCTCCGTGGAGAAAACTTCGTGAGCTTTGTCAGTGACCAGTTGGGCGGGAACCTGTCGCCACTTGCGATGTTCCGTGACCAGCATGGGTTCACCGGGCGCATCGTTGCTTCCTCTCCAAGCGTTGAAGAGGTTCAGCGACTGGTCTGCGCCGGTTTCGGAGTGGGTTGCATGCCAGAGCACCTCCTCCATGAGGATATCGAGAAGGGGCTGCTATGGCGCCTGCCGCCTGCTGAAGGCATCGTGAATGCGGATTTGCACTTGCTCTGGAACCGGGAGCAGAGGATGACCATGGCGGAGACGGTGTTCCTGGAAAGCTTCCAGCATTGTCTCGCCCAGGCATCACTCGTCTGA
- a CDS encoding arginine deiminase-related protein, translating to MVSKARALEVRMRLKESGRDVIDLTNQQIGEFTGNAIELSGRHGRAWPSLAGRSTA from the coding sequence ATGGTCAGCAAAGCTCGTGCACTAGAGGTGCGCATGCGGTTGAAGGAGTCGGGCCGGGATGTCATTGACCTGACCAATCAGCAAATCGGCGAATTTACCGGCAACGCCATCGAGCTGTCTGGCCGGCATGGTCGGGCCTGGCCCTCTCTCGCCGGCCGTTCGACAGCCTGA
- a CDS encoding N-acetylmuramidase domain-containing protein: MSFQGKGSPLSDEGMNEVCDSLGVSESEIWAVLTVETRGFGFLSDRRPQILFERHVFHRLTQGLYDGNPDISRSKAGGYVGGAGEYARLETAMQLDKTAALQSASWGIGQVMGFNFKVAGFTSTDKLVAAMVKDENSQLQAMAHFIMGNNLAGALQRNNWVSFARSYNDADFKRNEYDTRLAAAHAKFKVTLPDLNLRTAQAALQYLGMDPGPIDGIRGRRTFSALIRFQESEGLAETGLLDQDTLERLVEKAVA, encoded by the coding sequence ATGAGCTTTCAAGGCAAAGGCAGTCCATTAAGCGACGAAGGCATGAATGAGGTCTGTGATTCGCTAGGTGTCTCCGAATCGGAAATATGGGCGGTACTAACGGTCGAGACACGTGGCTTTGGCTTTCTTTCTGACCGACGCCCACAGATTCTTTTCGAGCGGCATGTCTTCCATCGGCTGACCCAGGGGTTGTACGACGGCAATCCCGATATCAGCAGATCCAAGGCCGGTGGCTACGTTGGCGGGGCCGGTGAATACGCAAGGTTGGAGACGGCCATGCAATTGGACAAGACGGCTGCGTTGCAAAGTGCCTCTTGGGGGATTGGCCAGGTCATGGGGTTCAACTTCAAGGTGGCCGGCTTCACTTCGACCGATAAGCTCGTCGCAGCCATGGTGAAGGATGAGAACTCGCAATTACAGGCCATGGCGCACTTCATCATGGGAAACAACCTTGCCGGTGCGCTGCAGCGTAACAACTGGGTGTCCTTTGCCCGCAGCTACAACGACGCGGACTTCAAGCGCAATGAGTATGACACGCGACTGGCTGCTGCCCACGCCAAGTTCAAGGTGACATTACCCGATCTCAATCTGCGTACAGCCCAGGCAGCGCTTCAATATCTAGGCATGGACCCAGGCCCTATTGACGGCATCCGTGGCCGCCGTACGTTTTCGGCGCTGATTCGTTTCCAGGAATCGGAGGGCCTTGCTGAAACTGGTCTCTTGGATCAGGACACCTTGGAACGGCTGGTAGAGAAAGCTGTTGCCTAA